The nucleotide sequence CAAGGAAATGCGGTAACTTTGCAGCCGTTACCGTGCAGAGTAATTCAATAAACGCATTACGAAATTATATTGATCATTActtcttgtatatatatatatatatatatatatatatatatatatatatatatatatatatatatatatatatatatatatatatatatatatatatgcctgaAAGCTGCTTTAAACATGAACAGTGTAATGAGTGAAAGCGAAACATATGTGGCATgctccaagtgtgtgtgtgtgtgtgtgagtgtgtgtgtgtaagacaaaAGCTAACTCAGCACAAGAGGACTCGCATACATACTATGGCTTCGGTGTCTACTTACTTCTAAATCCTCGAGgctactgctacttctggtggTAGTGTTTTTTGTGGGCACCCTGATATACATGATATATGCTCCCAGCAGGTGCATGTTGAGGGGGACAGTAGTACTTAAGATGAGCTTGCTTTTATCCCGGTTATtggtaacagtgtgtgtgtgtgtgtgtgtgtgtgattcaactacggtcgtctgctgatcacccagccagcctttcccctacggaaagagctcagagctcatagtgaccgatctttgggtaggactgagaccactgacacaccacacaccggggcaacaaggtcacaacccctcgggttacatcccgcacctacttgctgctaggtgaacaggggctacacatcaagaggctcgcccatttgcgtgtgtgtgtgtgtgtgtgtgtgtgtgttcctagaGCTGGGACAGGAAAAGGATAATATGAATAAAATCTTGATTATATAAtatcagtggttcccaaactggggTGCGCTTCACAGGAGGGCGAAAAGAGCATAAGGTGTTGGGGGCGAAGGCGTGACGTCATCTGCCCAAAAAAACATTGTTCGTAAAGCACATAATTAAATGAATCCAAGTAACAAATGTGTATAAGAAATGTCTCGTGCAAGTATTATTTGTTTCATTCGTTTGAATCCAAGCAAAGCAATTAGTTCTACCAAAGGAACTAGGGTATTAACTGTGAAAATGTATAATTTTGTGTAAACACGATGAAGTGTTAGGGGGCatgcggctctctctctctctctctctctctctctctctctctctctctctctctctctctctctctctctctctctgtataaaaagaaataaataagtaaattagaaaaaaaattcaaacaaaatATGTAGACATTGTGACCACAGGTCCTTGCAGACTGGAGGGGAGGAACAGCTTGCAGCGGGCCGAACACAGCGACTCAAACCTCCTCAATTTAAGAAAAGGGACTTGAAAAATCCAAGGAAAGGTAGGCCTAACTTAATGACCACATCTACACTGCTTAACACAAGCCGCGTGAATGGCTACATGTAGCAGGGAGGATGTGAGCTGCCATTAGTTTCAAgtgacaagaaagagagaaaaaaaagtactgtcGCTATTTTCTCTGTACATCGTAACAATTAATACACAAATGgcatatgaataaatgaatgaataaataaataaataaaacagaaggaaaCTAAGCAAGGGGAATGAAAACCTCTGCTATGACTTATCTTGGCTACCTTCATTTATGAGGAATCTCAGCCCGGTATATCATATTTACACGAAAGGAAGCTGTATATACTACAGAATAGTATATAAATGTGTTATTAGGAACGCGAGTTTGACACATTTATGTCAAAATGCAATTAGATATCAGCAGttaagaatacacacacacacacacacacacacacacacacacgtgcaggaTATAAGTTATCGCTAAAGGaaccagaaaaggaaaaagcgaGGATAGGAGAGTGGACGGTTTGTAATACGAGCGAAAGTTTATCAGAATGGTGGAAGATAAATGCACGAGTAGCTCGGAATGGTAGAGTTTGAGTATTTTCCCACCAAATGACAAGAGTACCTAGGAGGATTGATTGGCTAATTCAAAAACTAAGGCGCCGTAATCCCCAGGATCACAGAAGTTACATTACGAAGTATGACGTAACTTTGTACTCTGCCGAGGTGGCTCACGGCGTCTTGGCGGGCAGTGTCGGCAGGGTTGCCGGGTCGCAAGGTCTTATTTCCTTGGCTTACGTCCAGTATTCATTGTCTGTTAGGTGAAAATGGACTTTTAAGTAAGGAGAAAAGCTCAAATCGTCTCCACTCGGCTGGGAGTTCGAACACGGGCAATCTCGGATGTCAGCCAGGGTGTCAGCGCTAGGTAACTACTGCGCCAACACTACTCAGGTAGAAACAGACGCCAACGCAAGGACGGAGGAGGATAAACAAAAGTTGCGACTGCTTCAGGGGAGTATTCAAGTCTTGATTAGCGCTTCCGACTCATGTTTATTTTACGTCGATGAGACAGTGAAATGACGAGCTGACCTCCTTACGAGGGCTGCAGCAGTCTGTCAGTGGAATGCTgattgtgataataataacaacaataataataataataataataataataataataataataataataataatgataatgatgataataataatgataaagataataatgaaaacaacaacaacaacgacgtcATTAATGATagtcatgatggtgatgatgatgatgatgatgataataataataataataataataataataataataataataataataagaagaagaagaagaagaaaagaagaaggaaaacaacagcaacaacaacaacaacaacaaaacaacaacaataacagcaacaacgtcaataacgacaacaaaacagcactactactactactactactactactactactaccactactactaccactactactactgctactactactattatatatGTCGATGTTGATTTTCCCTGTTTCTATTTGCCGAGTTTTCGTCCACTGTCCCAATCACATCAACAGGAGCGGAAGAGTTGAGACCAAAAGATGCTGGAGAAAATTTGTCATTTCACGACGTTTCTTGAGAAAATTGTTAATCAAATCTATCAGTAGAGGTCGGTAATACCACAGTGTCGACTACTTTAGGGCatgatgtggagagagagagagagagagagagagagagagagagagagagagagagagagagagagagagagagagagagagagagagagatggagcaaGGGTAGGAAACCGACAAGACGGACAGCGGTGATTATAATCAGTCGTTAGATAAAACAAAGGATGCAACTCTAGATAAGACAAGCAAACGACGTGCTCTCAGGCCTGCGTCCTGCTGTTCAACGGCAACAATACTATGAGAatgggtaagtgtgtgtgtgtgtgtgtgtgtgtgtgtgtgtgtgtgtgtgtgtgcgcgcgctcgcGCGTGTATAATAAtaggatactctctctctctctctctctctctctctctctctctctctctctctctctctctctctctctctctctctctctctctgagtgtgtgtgtgtgtgtgtgtgtgtgtgtgtgtgtgtgtgtgtatgtgtgtcacccgcttttttcctattattcattaatcacCTAAGtcaaacttcttgttctgtccactcatattacactgatgataccaccctacactttccCATGTCtattcatagacgtccaaccctttaggaattAAAtagctcacgcagggaagccacagaacgcctgccttctgatctctctaagatttctgattggggcagagcgaacttagtattgctcaatgcctcaaaaactcaatttctccatctatcagctcgacataGCCATCCATAACTATTCacacttcttcaatgacactcaactgtccctctctactaaacatcctcagtctgtcttttaataataatctaaactgggaacttcaaatctcacctctagctaaaacagcttctatgaagttatgtgttCGGAGTAGCCTCCCTCAGTTTGTCCATACAGAATCTTACATTGCAGAGGAAAGACAGCATGCTTGAATAAATACAAGAGTAATATCATCCGTACGtagttattttttataattattcagGCTTAGCGTTCTTAACAGTTAATATAGTTTATGTGCTGTTTGCCATCAACCAATAGGAGCCCTCCACGGTAAgataatgcgtgtgtgtgttcatatgttGGTGTACAGCAGCTTGGGTGATCCCTAATATAAGGTCATCAGGTCAGttgcttcttccctctcttcaagAGAAGTGTTCTTTagtatctctattttttttattttatctgttttcagTTGACCGTCTCAAGATGGGCTTGTAATTCCCGAAACGTAaccaagaataaataaataaataaataaataaatagataaataaataaatatatatatatatatatatatatatatatatatatatatatatatatatatatatatatatatatatatatatatatatatatatatatatatatatatatatatatatatatatatatatatatatatatatatatatatatatatatatatatatatatttatatatatatatatatatatatatatatatatatataaatatatatatatatcctcattATAGTAACTATTATTACTTAAAATCAGTGTATGATTTACAATGTCAGTCAGGAATGAAATCAAGAAGTTCGATATACCGTAGTAACCTCTGATTCATCTGGTTTGTGCCCCAGGATGACATTAGCAggatctgacacacacacacacacacacacacacacacacacacacacacactcacacacacacacacataccacctCTACTTTGGGACATCAGACCTCCTCATGACCCGCTTTCTTATCTGCTTATCGAAAGTGCGCCACCATTATGGTCGGTTGAGGCAAGAACCATGGAGCAAGTTAACAGCTGCACACGGTTACACAATACAAATATATGCAAGGTGCCTACAGAACTTAGATAATTTTCGTCATGattttcttcagcctctttcttggATCACTCCCTGCTTTACTTGCATAAGTCAGGTGTACCGTGTGAATAAGAAGAGCTCCGTGTGATAAGGCAGTAACAGGAAGATGACGGATTTTTCTTGTGTCAAAGAATCAGTTGACTTCTCTGACCTGGTTCTTCTGATGGCGCACACACCTCCAGGAGCCTCCCCAAGCGTGGtactttcccttcactcccttccttcccttattcttaTTATGCCATTTTTTCGAATTAGTATATCAACATGGTAAATTTATTCCAAGTATTCCATCCGTAATCAGATAACGCCAAACTGATACAGCAGGCATCAGAAGAATGATATGATTCATCGTGTACATTTATTGAGTGTGGTTTGAGTTTTTTGGAGCCTCAGATAATATGGTCGACTACATCAATGGGCTCTTGCACTCTAACTCAATATTTCaatataaggagagagagagagagagagagagagagagagagagagagagagagagagagagagagagagagagagagagagagagagagagagagagagagagagagattcctataCAATATCTTCATTTCTGTAATACATAACATTTATGAATGTCTACAAATCTTGATATGGATGTTAACTCGCTGAGTGACATTATTCCTTGTACTTCATATTTACGTGCCTTTTTCTCAGACATTACTACCGTATGTATAAATCTAACcattcttgtctcttttttctaAACACGACTACAGTTTtcagagtaataataatgataacacaaataataataacacacatatCTCCTATTGACTTATTTCTCACTCAATTACTATGCTCTGTGGAATGTGTCTATAGAATATGTTAGGATAGGTATGGAGCAATTAAAGTAattggatgaaaggaagaacatCAACGAGATACGTGtgttctgattttcttttttttcttctttcatcactcCAAAAACTGTAATTGTTGCCAGATAGGGAGAAGAACGGTTACACATACATTTACACAAAGTAATGTGGGAGAAAGGGTACATAAATATTGGGTGCTTGAGTTCCGGAGACACATTTTGGTGGGTTAACTGACTTCGCACGACACCTTTACTGTTGGGACCTACATCATATCCTGAGGCAGCAGAAAACCTTATTCAGGAGCCTGTCAGTagtttcttatctccttccgaCTTCTGACTCAGCGCTAATTTCTTTGCCACTAATTCCTTGAACACATCGGCAGTATCACTAATGAGATCATGGAGCACTTCGTTGGAAAtagtttccttcatttcctgctCCTCATTGCTGAAATTCTGCCACTGCCTGTCCTCCGCCTTAATCTCGCTTGCCGCCACGCCCTCCACAAGCTTACGCTGAAACTTCTTCTCCAGCTGCATGTGGAGGGCAGGGCTGTGGAACATTTGAAGGCCACACAGGTTGTCCTCGATCCTGTCCTCCTTGAGCAtcacttttattacttttctttgtacTAGATGTACTGGGTAAGTGGCGCACATAGACAGCGAACGCGGGTACTGGGCAGCACACTCGGACATAACAGATTTGACTAGATTGAAGATTAATAACTTATTAAAGCTTTTTCCACTAAAGTTTATGACATCCTTAAAGTTTCTCTTGTTAttatacttcataaaagaataCTTTTTATCCACCTCTGTAATACTTTCCGCGAGGACGCACGCATGTATAAATTGTTTTAGTTCATGCTGTGAAGCTGGTtggtcttctttattttcaaaaGTTGCACACACTTCTTCTATGACTTCCTCGTCCCTATCGAGTACTAGTAGTGGCAAGGGACTTTCACTGCTACTCTCCGGTTTGTAGAccttgatgttattgttgttgttgtggtggtgggaaaCAGGAAACACTTCCTCGAACTTTTCTCCACGAACTTTTGATGCAAACTTCTCTGTAGCCTGGAAAATAAGATATTtgttaatatattatatatatatatatatatatatatatatatatatatatatatatatatatatatatatatatatatatatatatatatatatatatatatatatatatatatatatgaggggaGAAGCAATATAATAAACTGAAATAGGAAAGAGTCATGAAATAACcgtaacagagaagaaaaattagCGAACAGTATCGATAAATCTggcaaagaaacaaagaaatgaggATCAGCTGGGAGAGGGCAAGGCTTCAATGAGTAAGAGTAGGAAGAAAGccgaataacaataaagaagggaaaatatacCGGAAAGTTGGCGCCGTAGGAGTAGAAGGCTGCTATGTTGTAGCACTCGAACACATCCTCCAACTCGGAAGACTTCCATACATCCGTCTGCAGACCTGTGGATTCCTCGATGTCTTCGCAGGGAAAGGTGGAAGACGTCCCTGTGAGGAACACTGCGTCCAAGCAGCCGTCGGGACTGCTTTGCTCTTGCAGTGAGTCGTCAACGTCTGCTGCCGAAGCCGCTTCCAACACCTCACCCTCGGCCCTCTGGCGGTCATACTCTATTCTCCTCAAGTCGGCCTCGAGCTTGGCAGCGAAGGACTCCACCAGCGGAGTGGTGGCTCCCTGTCCCCTGATGTACCTGGCCACTCCGTCCTTCAGGGCAACTCTGTCTCTAAGTGGGGCGTTTTCCTCTGTGCTCTCATCAGCCCCTTTCGCCCTCTCAGTTTCGGAGACGAGGCTGCCATTGATGTTAAGCTTTTTGAAGCGTTTTGGAAGAGTATCCGCGGGTTGCGTACCGAGACCACGGGGAGCAAGAGCGCTGCCGGGTGACCTTTGGGGCGAGGTCTTGAATGCATTCTCTGGGTAGGGCTCAGGTGCCAGGGCTGCAGGCTGGGGAAGAGGCGGCTGAGATGGCGCCGCAGCAGAGTTCGCCTCGGACACAGCCAAGGGATTAACGTAGCAGTAGGGATGCTCCACCTGCAGCTGTGGAAAAGAAGTAGTGGTGAGACAGACCTTCCTGTGTCATTTTTAATCTCATAATCCTCGTTTACTATGCAGCACCATGCACGGTGTTCTTTAGcaaggacaaggagaaaataTACCACACCTCTCGCACCTCTTCTCCGCGCAGGCAGCTGACGAGCATCCCTGACCCACTCACCTTATCACAGTCAAACCAGGCtccatcctgctcctcctgacgTCTCCAGCACCCTGCATTCAGGTACTGACACTGGAAGCACCCAGTCAGAAATAATCTGGCAGCTGATGTCACGTGTTGGAGAGAGGTCAGCAGTGCAGATGCCAGCTGGGCGGGGGAAGCTGGCGGCCAAGCATGGTCAGCGGTGGGGGGCGTCATGACAGCCCGAGCAGGTGGTCATGGCGCTGCAAGGGGCGGGCTGCTGAGGTCGCCCTCACCCCTTGCTTCCCCCCTCGGGCCCTGAGGCCGTGCGACGTCCTCACTCATGCTCACGCTCCCGTTACGTCTGTGTCCTTCACTTGTTTCACATCTTCAGTCAATCGTGTCCTAGTTACTTTAATAACACAGACAGGACCACGTTACTCTAGTCACGGCTGCGTAGCCCTGTTGTCACCACTACTCTGGGAGCACAAttctgtgaagaaaaaaaaaggtttgtgGTAAGGAAGCAAGTTACATTAACTTATAAAAGAAgcctctctctctaaacaaagCTCCCAGCAGAGACATACTGTATAAATAAATCAGAATAGATTATGTTAGGTAACGTGGGGAAGGTGATCGttgagtggaggaagagcgGGCACCTGCAAGGGAGAGGAATGTTATAAAATATCAGCGCTGCTCGATTACTTTAGAATGGAACTGGATGATGATACTGAAATAACAGAAAGATGGTCCATGGACTTGTTTTACTTGTCTCTTGTGTCTAATAACCCAGTATTACGGATACAGATGACGTCATACTTGTGACACCAATAGAATTCTACCAAGACCTAAAACGTGTCAACGCCCATGGTAAGGCGCTGATTAGTTGCTACTTCGAAACCTCTTAAAAAAAGGATCCAGCCTTTTATTCTAGCTCATAACTGTATGCAGATAAGTAATAAAAGTAATCCAGCACGACACCACTCTCGCAATAATGGTCCATTCAAGAACGTCCTGGCCGTGGCCCTGCCCGAGTGCTGAGCCGCGATCAGCGTGTCCTGCAGAGTGGACGCGTACTGGTGAGGTAGCTACGAACACAGTGGTGCAGGTATTACCGTATGTCTTCATCAAGTAGATatcaacattatatatatatatatatatatatatatatatatatatatatatatatatatatatatatatatatatatatatatatatatatatatatatatatatttttttttttttatgtaggaaggatactggccaagggcaacaaaaatctaataaaaaaaaaatgcccactgaaatgccagtcccttaaaagggtcaaagcagtggtcaaaaattggtggatatatatatatatatatatatatatatatatatatatatatatatatatatatatatatatatatatatatatatatatatatatatatatatatatatatattctatttcaTTTAGTTAATTAATACGGCTGAtcacaataaaaatatattaataaggtaaataaataaatatgtagcaAATTTAATTCTTCCGAGGCTATCAAAGGACCAATGAAAACCATTCAAGGGCCGGATTTGGCCTGCGGGCCACTGGTTCAACAGACCAGGTATATTATTcaggagaggcaggagagacGGTGGAATACTTTGAAACGTACACGAGATTCCTCGGCTGAGATCTCAGTAAAGCATTTCCTGAGTGAGTCACGGACCTGTCCCTCCCACCGCTTGCTCCACGCTAGGGGCGGACCACCAACACCAAACCAATCCTTAGTCGAAGTTAAACGCTTTGTCAATAAACTTAAGTATTCCTTTCAGCCTCTCTTgcaggaagaacaaaaggaaagccaagagaaaataacttgaataaaagaggagaagaaagaaaagaaagtagtttttctctctttcttttttgttgcagTGTCAGTGACCGACCCTCAAGTCCTCGTCGTGGGATGTTATCCAGCACGCGACGGCCCGCGGGATTCTGCTGGAGGGGCTAACGGACGTAGCTGAAAGAGGGGTCATTTCCTCCTGTGACGGAAATACCTATACAAATCAGAACAAACAACTGATGCGCTAcgttgggggaaaaaaaaaggatgtccGCATCGTTGGCAACATGTGACAACGGAAGTGTGATACGAAATGACGTAAGGGAAGACCTGTAGAAGGAGGAGTGGGACCCGTGACCGACTGACTCGACTGATCGAATTTACTCACGGTGGGAGAGAACCATAATGGGAAAACATCAGAAGTGAGCCGTGATAAAGAGAATCTAGTTGGTCCTAATCTGGGAAGTAATTAAGATAAGGAAAGTAGGTTGCCTGAAGCACAAAGAGAAACTTTGAAATACATAGATAACAATTCAGATAATTtatgatgaggaaaggaagaagcatCTCAACCTACACACAAACTCAACCGTAGAAGGTTTTGGAAAcaagcgggaaaaaaaaaaaactctttttttttttttctttttaccaagAGAATGATACTGCATAAAAGCTTCTCACCCTGAACAAGATGAGTCATACCTCCTACTTGAGCGCGCCGGTGTCCCAAGTCTGGTAACGCGACCGCTGTACCACCGAGACGAATACGGTGAAGTAAAGAAGCTGACTCATAAACAGTTTAGTAAATCGGCAAATACAAAAACAGCATGGCATGAATGCCATGACAGATAAGTAAGTCTTACTGATAGTATAGTATTACACTGGATAACTCATTGAAGATAACTTCCTGGAAGTGGAGTCCACACAAGTgctgaaaatacacacacacacacacacacacacacacacacacacacacacacacacacacacacacacacacacacacacacacgcagaactTAACAAAGAAGCAATTTTATTATCCCAAGCCTGACGGAGATCTACTAACACAATAAGGCGCTTATCAGTGGTGAGGGAAGGCAAAAGGCaagcagcaggagcaggtgGTGAGCGCGAGGATGGGCACACCGACACACGTAAACAAGAGTCACAGTTTATGTAGCTCGCCCGGTGCGTCTGCAAAACAGGTGCAGggcttctccccctcccccccctttctctctctctctctctctctctctctctctctctctctctctctctctctctctctctctctctctctctctctctctctgtgtgtgtgtgtgtgtgtgtgtgtgtgtgtgtgtgtgtactgataaGCTTACCTGGCAGCTTGTCAGTATACCCCACAGGTGCTGATACCAAGGTGGATAAAGTGGGCACGGATGGGTCAGATAGTGACTCGATGGAGATAAGACGTCTGACTTCCTGCTTATGACAAAATCAGTTTAAACTAAGTACCAAACATTTAGAACTTGCGCGCTTTATAAATGTTCTTCTTTGGatggataagaggaaagaacagtCGCTGGTAAGTGTACCATGCGCAAGCTCgatgagagaagaatagaaaaaaaaagaactgaaggGTAACAACTATAAAGACGATCCAGTTCCCCCACGTCGAGCACTCACGCCAACACACAAGAGCATCTCGAAGCCAGATAAGGCTCTCAGACACGGGGGAGGGAAGCCTGGCCACTGCCGACCCGTTCTTCCTGAACTTATTTAAATCTTGCCTCTGTTTACACAAGCACGCACTGCCTAACCTCAGTGACCAACTTCTGATTTGGTGACGCTTTCGGTTCAAAATAAAATTACGTTTTACACTTGGCCCTTACGTTACATTTTCCCACGCTGTGAACCAAAGTAGGTAGACAGGTGAAACAGAACACCAGGTGACACCTTgaactggtgagagagagagagagagagagagagagagagagagagagagagagagagagagagagagagagagagagagagagagagagagaactatgcTAACTATTGAATTACAGCAAACATTTATTGATATCCGTCTTTTCAATGTATTACCGTTTCCTGCGCAAGAGCATCAAATAGATAAGATGTGGAGGGGAGCGGTAATACGTGAgtgaaagtgagggaagagaaagagggggacgGAGTAAAAGTGGCGTCGTCAGTACAGAGGGTTGAAAGTGTTGGGCCAAATatggagtaggaagagaaggaaaagggtggGAGAAGTGGTGGCGGAGGTAACCATGTGAGCggtaacaaggaggaggaaggcgtgaCACCATCTCACCGCCGCCCGAGGAacgagggagagtgggagggagaacCACAATGTAGATGATCTTAgtcacttttctccctcctcctccttctccttctgctcgtTGTTAATGGATGGTCATGAGAATGGTTCTATTGATATTTTCTAACTTCGTAAAATTCgctaaaaaatataatatgtagtagtagtagtagtaatagtagtagtagtagtaatggtagtagtagttttatcaataacactactactactactactactatttacgaATGCAACAAAGAGATCTAAAAATATGcagctttgtttttttatgtcattTAATAGAAGCAAAATCaaataagctctctctctctctctctctctctctctctctctctctctctctctctctctctctctctcagcataaagtcaaaagatgaaaaacaaaagtatAGAAAACTCTAGTCATGGATGATGTCACACACGACTCAGCTGAGTTATTAATGTCgagtgttttgtgtttcgtCAGGACGCTAATGCACGAACAAGCCAGAGCAACTAGGGGTGTATGTTAACAGTGCCGCGTTCTGGCTActtaccaccgccgccgccaccaccaccaccaccaccacattaccTCAACGCAACCATGAGTACTTCATAGCGTCCCTTCTACGCTAACAACGCACAGCCGCCAAACCATCCATACATTGCCGCCGTCAACACATTAACAACACTGATGGGGCCAAGGAACTCCGCGCTACACGATCATGTTGACAATCATCGAgacagattgaaaaaaaaaataaaaataaaaat is from Scylla paramamosain isolate STU-SP2022 chromosome 9, ASM3559412v1, whole genome shotgun sequence and encodes:
- the LOC135103844 gene encoding uncharacterized protein LOC135103844 codes for the protein MTPPTADHAWPPASPAQLASALLTSLQHVTSAARLFLTGCFQCQYLNAGCWRRQEEQDGAWFDCDKLQVEHPYCYVNPLAVSEANSAAAPSQPPLPQPAALAPEPYPENAFKTSPQRSPGSALAPRGLGTQPADTLPKRFKKLNINGSLVSETERAKGADESTEENAPLRDRVALKDGVARYIRGQGATTPLVESFAAKLEADLRRIEYDRQRAEGEVLEAASAADVDDSLQEQSSPDGCLDAVFLTGTSSTFPCEDIEESTGLQTDVWKSSELEDVFECYNIAAFYSYGANFPATEKFASKVRGEKFEEVFPVSHHHNNNNNIKVYKPESSSESPLPLLVLDRDEEVIEEVCATFENKEDQPASQHELKQFIHACVLAESITEVDKKYSFMKYNNKRNFKDVINFSGKSFNKLLIFNLVKSVMSECAAQYPRSLSMCATYPVHLVQRKVIKVMLKEDRIEDNLCGLQMFHSPALHMQLEKKFQRKLVEGVAASEIKAEDRQWQNFSNEEQEMKETISNEVLHDLISDTADVFKELVAKKLALSQKSEGDKKLLTGS